A genomic stretch from Gemmatimonadota bacterium includes:
- a CDS encoding epimerase has protein sequence MGTTRKDFLKLSAAAGTALGLGVSPTRLAAATRPAQAPPRRKIDLLILGGTGFIGPYQVRYALERGHNVTLFNRGSGSDMFPQLETLIGDRNGDLESLKGRRWDAVIDNARQDPNWVRLAGEVLKDSVGLYLYVSSRSAYADVSRVPMTADAPTWTYETAGIQRGQPLNYGLGKAESEREAMKAFPGRATILRPGLIIGPDDDTDRFTYWPARIHRGGEVLAPGDPSDPVQIIDVRDFTEWTIRLAEDNRAGVFNVVGPRIPRPMSELLYGVRAVTTAETSFTWVPTDFLTEIGVRPYSDMPVWRPPTPGNEGFARFDLTPEVEAGLTFRPLAVTAKDTLDFHLSRPPERQADFRAGISAAREAEVLAAWHARNR, from the coding sequence ATGGGCACCACCCGCAAGGACTTCCTGAAGCTTTCCGCCGCCGCAGGCACGGCCCTGGGCCTGGGCGTCTCGCCCACCCGGCTCGCAGCCGCGACCCGTCCCGCGCAAGCGCCGCCTCGCCGGAAGATCGACCTGCTCATCCTGGGGGGGACCGGATTCATCGGACCCTACCAGGTCCGCTACGCGCTCGAGCGCGGCCACAACGTGACCCTGTTCAACCGCGGCTCCGGCTCGGACATGTTCCCGCAGCTCGAGACGCTGATCGGCGATCGCAACGGCGACCTCGAATCCTTGAAGGGACGCCGCTGGGACGCCGTGATCGACAACGCCCGCCAGGATCCGAACTGGGTGCGGTTGGCCGGCGAGGTGCTCAAGGACTCGGTGGGGCTCTACCTCTACGTGTCGTCCCGCTCCGCGTATGCGGACGTGAGCCGTGTGCCCATGACGGCGGACGCACCCACCTGGACCTACGAGACCGCCGGGATCCAGCGCGGACAGCCGCTGAACTACGGGCTGGGCAAGGCCGAATCCGAGCGGGAGGCCATGAAGGCCTTCCCCGGGCGAGCCACGATCCTGCGGCCGGGGCTCATCATCGGCCCGGACGACGACACCGACCGCTTCACCTACTGGCCGGCGCGCATCCACCGGGGGGGTGAGGTGCTCGCTCCCGGGGATCCCAGCGATCCCGTGCAGATCATCGACGTGCGGGACTTCACCGAGTGGACCATCCGCCTGGCCGAGGACAACCGCGCGGGTGTCTTCAACGTGGTGGGGCCGCGCATCCCGCGCCCGATGTCCGAGCTGCTCTACGGCGTCCGGGCGGTCACCACGGCCGAGACGTCGTTCACGTGGGTGCCGACGGACTTCCTGACGGAGATCGGGGTACGTCCCTATTCGGACATGCCGGTCTGGCGCCCGCCGACGCCCGGGAACGAAGGGTTTGCGCGCTTCGATCTGACGCCCGAGGTGGAGGCCGGGCTGACCTTCCGACCGCTGGCCGTGACGGCCAAGGACACGCTGGACTTCCACCTGTCCCGGCCCCCGGAGCGCCAGGCGGACTTCCGCGCCGGCATCTCCGCGGCCCGGGAGGCCGAGGTGCTCGCCGCCTGGCATGCACGGAACCGATAG
- a CDS encoding serine hydrolase domain-containing protein yields the protein MAIRSLARRAFPVLLSLGGVAGVVPLAAGAQAAPAGFLDPERVQKLSSAFPDIDRIFREFTEREHVPGAIWGIVIDGALAHVGTTGFRDLETQAPVEPTTVFRIASMTKSFTAAAILALRDQGRLSLDDPAERWVPELAGLDYPTTDAPRITIRHLLSHATGFPEDNPWGDQQLAVTDDEMSAMMRAGIPFSNAPGVAYEYSNYGFAILGRIVTAASGMPYRRYLQEAVLEPLGLSSTTLEPGDVDPSRIAQGYRWEDERWKLEPQLPDGAFGSMGGMLTSMQDLSVWVAQFLEAFPPHDGPETGPLRRASLREMQQVQRPRPAAIVRGADGSPQLSSGGYGYGLGISTTCEFAHVVAHSGGLPGFGSVMRWLPEHGVGVLAFGNRTYTSWGGPADQALARLRETGGLEPRMPAPSEALVAQRDAVTDLVLHWDDAAAQRLAAVNLFLDRSADRRRAEIEALLEKVGPCESGEGFDEVENALRGSWTLPCARGALSVSITLAPTTPPLVQFLRVGEAGPLERSRCRY from the coding sequence ATGGCCATCCGCTCGCTCGCCCGCCGCGCCTTCCCTGTCCTGCTCAGCCTCGGAGGCGTGGCGGGCGTCGTGCCCCTCGCGGCCGGCGCGCAGGCGGCTCCCGCCGGCTTCCTGGATCCCGAGCGGGTCCAGAAGCTCTCCTCCGCCTTCCCCGACATCGATCGCATCTTCCGCGAGTTCACGGAGCGCGAGCACGTGCCGGGCGCCATCTGGGGCATCGTCATCGACGGTGCGCTCGCGCACGTGGGCACCACGGGCTTCCGCGACCTGGAGACGCAGGCGCCGGTGGAGCCCACCACCGTGTTCCGGATCGCGTCGATGACCAAGAGCTTCACGGCGGCGGCGATCCTCGCGTTGCGCGACCAGGGACGCCTGAGCCTGGACGATCCGGCCGAACGCTGGGTGCCCGAGCTGGCGGGGCTCGACTATCCCACGACCGACGCACCCAGGATCACGATCCGCCATCTGCTCTCCCACGCGACGGGCTTCCCCGAGGACAACCCCTGGGGAGATCAGCAGCTTGCGGTCACGGACGACGAGATGTCCGCCATGATGCGCGCGGGCATCCCGTTCTCCAATGCGCCGGGCGTCGCGTACGAGTATTCCAACTACGGCTTCGCCATCCTGGGCCGGATCGTGACGGCGGCCTCTGGCATGCCGTACCGTCGCTACCTCCAGGAGGCCGTCCTGGAGCCGCTGGGCCTGAGCTCCACGACGCTGGAGCCGGGCGACGTCGATCCCTCCCGGATCGCGCAGGGATATCGTTGGGAGGACGAGCGCTGGAAGCTCGAGCCCCAGCTGCCCGATGGCGCGTTCGGCTCGATGGGCGGGATGCTCACTTCCATGCAGGACCTCTCGGTCTGGGTGGCGCAGTTCCTGGAGGCCTTCCCTCCCCACGACGGTCCGGAGACGGGCCCGCTGCGCCGGGCCTCCCTGCGCGAGATGCAGCAGGTGCAGCGGCCGCGACCGGCGGCGATCGTCCGCGGCGCGGACGGCTCTCCGCAACTGTCCAGCGGCGGCTACGGCTACGGCCTGGGCATCTCGACCACGTGCGAGTTCGCGCACGTCGTGGCGCACAGTGGCGGACTGCCCGGCTTCGGTTCCGTGATGCGCTGGTTGCCCGAGCACGGGGTGGGTGTCCTCGCGTTCGGCAACCGCACCTACACGAGTTGGGGAGGACCCGCGGACCAGGCCCTGGCGCGCCTGCGCGAGACGGGCGGCCTGGAGCCCAGGATGCCGGCGCCCTCGGAAGCCCTCGTGGCGCAGCGCGACGCGGTCACCGACCTGGTCCTGCACTGGGACGATGCGGCGGCACAGCGACTGGCCGCCGTGAACCTCTTCCTGGACCGGTCGGCCGACCGGCGGCGGGCAGAGATCGAAGCCCTGCTGGAGAAGGTGGGGCCGTGCGAGTCCGGCGAGGGCTTCGACGAGGTCGAGAACGCGCTGCGGGGCTCGTGGACCCTGCCCTGCGCCCGCGGCGCCCTCTCGGTGTCGATCACGCTGGCGCCCACCACACCACCGCTCGTGCAGTTCCTGCGCGTCGGGGAGGCGGGGCCCCTGGAGCGATCGCGCTGCCGGTACTGA
- a CDS encoding aldo/keto reductase, with product MVTRRDWLRITAAAGTALGLNPRWLDALQSQAPIRRRIPSTGEEIPVIGLGGANTFSQVAREQDFEAVRGVLAALIEGGGTLFDTAPSYGASEEVSGQVAAELGIADDIFWATKLNVVGRGGGSADPAEARAQVERSFERLQRPVIDLIQVHNMGDPPTQLGILKELKAEGRIRYIGITTTSERQYDHLLEVMRSEPLDFIGIDYAVDNRVAEERILPLAQERNIGVLVYLPFGRSRMWARIGDRPLPDWAAEFDAHSWAQFMLKFVVAHPAVTVATPGTSDREHMLDNLGGGAGRLPTADHLRRMVQLVESLPSA from the coding sequence ATGGTCACTCGTCGTGATTGGCTGCGGATCACCGCGGCTGCCGGGACCGCGCTCGGTCTGAACCCGCGTTGGTTGGACGCCCTGCAATCCCAGGCGCCCATCCGGCGGCGCATCCCCTCGACGGGCGAAGAGATCCCGGTGATCGGGCTCGGCGGCGCCAACACGTTCTCGCAGGTGGCGAGGGAGCAGGACTTCGAGGCGGTCCGTGGCGTGCTGGCGGCCCTCATCGAAGGGGGCGGCACGCTCTTCGACACCGCGCCGAGCTACGGGGCCTCCGAGGAGGTCTCCGGTCAGGTGGCCGCCGAGCTGGGGATCGCCGACGACATCTTCTGGGCCACCAAGCTGAATGTGGTGGGCCGCGGGGGTGGCTCGGCGGACCCCGCCGAGGCGCGCGCGCAGGTGGAGCGATCGTTCGAGCGGCTGCAGCGGCCGGTGATCGATCTGATCCAGGTGCACAACATGGGGGATCCGCCGACCCAGCTCGGGATCCTCAAGGAGCTGAAGGCGGAGGGTCGCATCCGCTACATCGGGATCACCACCACCAGCGAGCGCCAGTACGATCACCTGCTGGAGGTGATGCGGAGCGAGCCGCTCGACTTCATCGGCATCGACTACGCGGTGGACAACCGCGTGGCGGAGGAGCGCATCCTCCCGCTCGCGCAGGAGCGCAACATCGGCGTCCTGGTCTACCTGCCGTTCGGCCGCAGCCGGATGTGGGCCCGGATCGGGGACCGACCGCTGCCGGACTGGGCCGCGGAGTTCGACGCGCATTCCTGGGCGCAGTTCATGCTCAAGTTCGTCGTTGCGCATCCGGCCGTGACGGTGGCCACGCCCGGCACCAGCGACCGCGAGCACATGCTCGACAACCTGGGCGGTGGCGCGGGCCGTCTGCCCACCGCGGACCACCTGCGGCGGATGGTGCAGCTCGTGGAGTCGCTCCCGAGCGCGTAG